Part of the Kiritimatiellia bacterium genome, CGGCGAAGCAACCGGCCCGCTGAACGAACTTGACGGCCACGGTTCTGCCGGTACACTCCAGCGCCCGTGCGCCCGCAGGCTCTATCGTTTGCAGCACTTGGCCGACGGGCGCTCCCCGCTCTCTCGACCGTGTTGGCCCTCTCCGCGCAGGCGGGGCCGGCCGCCGTGTGGATACCCCGCAATGGTGCGCCACCTGCCACGGTTTCAGCCGACGGCGTCCGCTTTGAGCTCCCTTTCGATGAATCGTCCACCGAACGACTGTACTGGGACCTCCCCGGCGCATGGTCGCCCGGCGGAGGTTCGTTGATCAAACTCGAGTTCTCGGTGGACTCGCCGGTCGCGATCCGGTCATGTCTGATTTACTTTGAAAGTGGCCCAGGTTGGCACGTCGCCGCGGTGCCGATCCAGCGGCCGGGCCGCCAGCGCGTCTTTCTGTCGCTTCGGGCAATGGAGTCGGAAGGACGGCCAGGCAGCTGGGCTTCGGTTCGCCGCATTCGACTTTCGTTCTGGCGATCGGCGCCCAGTCGTGCACAGTTTGTACTACACGAGCTGAGGGGAACCGACCCACTCGCCGTGGTGCTCATTGGCGACCACTCGCTGCCCACCGCAGGCGAACGGGCATTTGCGGGCGCGGCCGCCCGGCGCGTGTGGCGCTGGCTCGACACCATGGGCCTGCCCGTTGCCGCTATCCCTGAATCCGAATTCGTCGGCGACACGAGCGCGCGAGTCGCGATCCTGCCGTATAATCTCTCGCTCCCGCATAGGGTCTGGGAGGCGATCCGGCGCTACGCGCGGCGGGGGGGGCGGCTCATCGTGTGTTATTCGGCGGACCCTCGCCTCGCGGAACTGATGGGGGTCCGTCTGGGCAGCTACCTGCGACTCACCAACGGGTTGCAGTGGACTTCCCTTCGCTTCGCTGAATCCCAGCGCTGGCCGTTCGCTCCAGAAATCTATCAGACAACGGCGCAGATTCTTCCGGTCGAGCCCGCGCGCGCCGATGCGCAGCTGATCGCCACATGGTGCGGGGACGGCGTCACCGCTCGCCCGGCCTGTGTCGCTTCCACAAACGGCTTTTGGATGACCTGCGTGCCGAACAGCGATGACGGCCCGGCTAAACAATGGCTGTTTGCCGGCATGGTTGCGCTGCTCGCGCCTGAAGCGTGGTCATGGATCGCGCCGCCTGCACTGGAGGAAGCAGGACGGGTGGACTCGTTCCGCAATTTTCAGGAGGCGGTCGAATGCATCCGTGCCGCAGCGCCCCGCAACGCCACCGTGGCTTCCCTTCTGGATCGCGCCGCACGCAGCCGCGTGGCCGCCGTGGAGGCGAGCGCGAGGGGAGACTGGCCGGCCTTCGCCGCCGCACTCCGCGACGGCCGCCAGGCCCTCATTGAGGCTTACGCGCGAACTCAGTCGCCTCGGCCCGGTGAACGCGTTGGCATCTGGGACCACTCGGGCACCGGGTGGTACCCGGGCGACTGGGATCGCAGCTGCCGGGAACTTCGCACCAGCGGCGTCACCGACGTGTTTCCGAACCTGCTCTGGCCCGCACAGGCACATTTCCCGAACGACGTCGTGCCCCCCTCCTACACTCTTCGAGCGAGGGGCGATCAGGCCGCTGCAGTGATCGCCGCCGCCCGTCGGCACGGACTCCGCGTCCATCTATGGAAGGTCTGCTGGAATTTAGAGGGCCTGCCCGAAACTGAACTGCGCCGACTCGCCGCCGCCGGCGCACTTCAGAGCCGTGCCGATGGGGAGTGGATCCCGTGGTTGAATCCGGCCATCCCCGCAAACGCCGACCGGGAGCTGGCCGCGATCACCAACGCGGCCGCCCGATACAGCTTTGACGGAATCCATCTTGACTACATCCGCTGGCCCAGTAGCGACGCCGACTTCGGCCCCGCGACCCGGCGCGCGTTTGAGCAGTCCGTCGGCCGGCCCGTCGCCCGCTGGCCCGCGGACGTCCGCGGCGACGGCCCCCGCGCCGCCGAGTTCCGCCGTTGGCGCGCGGAAGTGATCTCCGCGTTCGTCCGCCGCGTACGTATCGAGCTCCAGCGCATCGCACCGGCGATGGCGCTGTCGGCGGCCGTCTTTGCGGACCCGACCGACTGTCCGCAAACGGTCGGCCAGGACTGGCCCCGCTGGTTGCGTGAAGGATGGGTGGACTTCGTTTGCCCGATGAACTACGACGAAAATCTCCGCCGGTTCGCAGCCCGCTGCGCTGCGCACGCGTCGCTGCCGCAGGCCGCCGGCCGGATTTGGCAGGGCATCGGCGCAAGCGCGAACGACTCCCAGCTGTTGGCCGACCAGGTCATCGAGCAGGTGATCGAAGCGCGCCGCAGTGGCGCCGCAGGATTCGTGCTCTTCGAGATGAGTCCAGAAGTACGCGAGCACGTGTTACCCATGCTGCGACTCGGCGTCACGGCGCCGCCGCCCTGATCCCCTGCCCGGCGTGTCCGCTCGCGGCCAGCATCGACGCGACCCTTATCCCGGCGTATCCTCCCCCTGGTCATGTGGGCGGTCCGAGCGCTGATCCGTGCGCTGCGCTGGCCACTCGCCGCCGGCGCAACAGTTGTCCTTTCGACCGGAATTTATTGGTATTGGCGGATCCACCGGTTCGACGAGCTTCTGCGAAACGTTGCGCGCGAATACGGCGCCGATCCCAATCTGCTCCGCGCCGTGATCTGGCGGGAGAGCCGATTCAACCCGATGGCGATCGGCCGGCGCGGCGAAATCGGTCTGATGCAGATCACCCCGGGCGCCGCGGCCGACTGGGCCGCTGCCGAGGGGCGCCCTGTTCCCGCCATCCCCGAACTGTTTCTGCCGTCGGTCAATGTCCGCGCGGGCACCTGGTACCTGCAGCGAGCGGTCGAGCGATGGACGCCGCGGGCGGACGACCCACTGCCCTTTGCGCTCGCGGAATACAACGCGGGCCTCACCCGCGCCGAACGCTGGGCGGCCAGCGCCGCGACCGCCAGTCAGTTTTGGCACCGTATTGAGTTCCCCTCCACCCGCCGCTACATCGCTGCGGTCCTGCGCCACTATCGCGGCACCGTCATCGTTTCCCCACCCTCGGACCGCGCCCGCGCGTCATCGCGATAGGAGCCTTCGTCCCCCCGCCGTTCGGTCAAATCTTCCGCCGGCCATCCGGTTTGGCGTCCGTCAAGGTCGGCGGTAGACTGCGCATGAAGACCGAGAGCGCGACGCGGCAGCCCGAACTTAAGGAGCACGCCATGCCGTTTGAACAAACGCGCGATGTGATCGAGCGGGCCCGAGCATTCCACCGGCAACTCGCCGAGCGGTTCCATCGGATCGAGCGGCAGTCCGACCGCGAACGCATCCAGATGCTGATGGACTACCTCGCCGCTCACGAGGAACGAATGGAACGACGATTGGCCGCGTTCGAAACAAAGTCTGCGCGCTCGCTGCTCGACATGTGGTATCAGTATCCGCCACCCGACGACGTCGTCCGCGCTCTCGAACAGATCCGCCTCTCGCCGGATATGACCATTCCCGAGATCGTCTGCGCGGCCCTTCATCTCGACGAGCAAATCCTCCGGCTCTACCGCTGGGCCGCCGATTCCGCACCATCCCCCCAGGTTCGGGAAGTGTTCGAAGCTCTGCTCAATGAGCATAAGGAAGAGCGTCGGCGGCTCGTGTTTGGCTTGTTTGTGCCCGATCTCTGAACGGAACTCAGAACGCTGCCGAACGAGTCGGCCGAGCGCATTCGGGGAAGGCGAGGTTGGCACCCCCTACCGGAATCGAACCGGTCTTTGCAGGATGAGAACCTGCCGTCCTAGCCGATAGACGAAGGGGGCACGTCCATCAGAGCGCCGTGAAAATACACGAGGCTCTGGTCCTCGTCAACCGCCGCGCACGATGCGTGCCGGTCGCCCGCGCAGCCGCTCCGGCGTCGCGACCGACGCGTAGCTCTCGGTGGCGCCGTGCTGACCTCCACCGCCCGCACAGAACCCGCTGTTGCCCGGGCTCCGCCTCGCGCCGACCGGCTGTTCGCGCGGACCGCAGGCCCGGACTTGAACGACCGGCTGCAAGCACCCCCGGACCAATAAATCCAACATCTGGGTTCGAGTGGATCCACTCTTTGCTCCGAAGGGCACCTCAACAAATCTTAGAATTGAGATTGACAAGTTAACGGTTTTATCAGACCTTCGCCTCAGAGCATCATAAGTCCGGCGAGCAATGAGTCTTCTCAGCAAAAGAAAGCAGGCCCAGATGAAAGCGAAAGAAGTCACTGCGCTCATCCGCAAAATCTTCTCTGCGAAAACAGCGCTCGCGCGCCATCGCACAGTGGTGGCTCAACTGGAGCGGCAAATTGACGAGTGGAGCCGCCGGATCAACCAACTGCTGGCCGCGGATGTGGGGACGCCAGCTGAAAAAACAGCCGCGGCACCAGTAGCGAGTGTGGGCCGGCGTGATACGACCGTGGCGAAAACGTCGCGGCTGAGCGCAGAAGCGCCGGCGCGAAAGCCGAAGTCCGCGGCCGCGAAAACCTTAGCAGCTCCCGGCAGTCCCGCCACCACGCCGAAGATGCACGCGAAAGCTGCTCGTACTGCAAAAGGGCGCCGCGTGACGATTCGTGAGGCGGTGCTAAAGATCCTGGAGCAGAAAAGCCCGGTGTCCGTGAACGAAATTCGCGAAGGAATCCGAAAACTTGGCGGTGCAACGAAAAGCCTATATGTCGCTCTGTCGCGGATGGCAAAAGACAAGGTGATCGAGTCGGCCGGCCGTGGCCTGTATCGGCTCCCGAATTCATCGAAATCCAGCACCGGCTCCGAGCGTTGAGCCGCCGCAAGGTCTCTGGCTGCGAAGACATATCCCCATTGGCGGGGACGGCGGACAGTGCCAAGCAGCGACCCCGCGATTTTCTCCCCCGCCCCGTTGAGGTCCGCAGACCTTTTGCAACGAGCTTGCCGTTCATCACCGTTCTTCTTCGCAGCCCCTTCAAAGGGTGCCGCAACATCGGCGATCACGTAACTTCACCGTCGAAAAGAGCGAGTGCCTTCCCGTTCCAGACGAGAAATACCGGAGACAGAACGCCATCCCGCGCGGGGGCGCTGGGATCTCGGCAGGGTGCCGCCGTACCTCCGGATCTCCGTGACGGGCGCGTCGGGGCCCCCAGCCCTCCTCGGCTCGCGCTCCATCTGCTCGGGTCTGGCCCCGGCACGGGGCCACACCGCGCAGCTCCGCGCTGCGCCGTTCGCATGTGGCCGCGCCCGCGTCGAGAAAGACCGGCGCGAGCTTCGATGGAATTCGGTCTGATGGTCTGCTAGACTGTGCGTGAGTGCAGGAGCGATTCAAATGATTACCCCCAGTTATTGGTTGTTCATTTTGCCGGCGCTGATCCTCGGCATGTGGGCGACCTGGCGTACCCAGACGACGTTCAACCGGTACGCGCGGGTCCGGGCCCGCAGTGGCCTCACCGGCGCGGAAGCGGCGCGCGCACTGCTCGATGCGGAAGGTCTCCACGACGTTCGCATCGAACGGGTTGGAGGCTTTCTCACCGATCACTACGACCCACGTGAGAACGTGCTGCGCCTCTCGCCCGGCGTGCACGACTCCGCCTCACTCGCCGCCATCGGAATTGCGTGCCACGAGGCCGGCCACGCCCTTCAGAAGGCCGCAGACTACGGTCCCTTGACGATCCGATCCCAGCTCGTGCCGGTGACCCAGATTGGCAGCCATCTGGCGTTCCCGATCATCCTGCTGGGTCTGTTGTTGCATCGGCCCGGCCTGTTTCAGTTCGGATTGTTACTCTTCGCTGCGGTCGTCGCATTCACACTGATCACGCTGCCCGTTGAATGGAATGCAAGCGCACGCGCGAAGCGTCTGATGGTGGAAAGCGGCATCGTTGCGCCGGATGAGCAACCGGCCGCATCGGCAGTCCTCGACGCAGCGTTCCTCACGTACGTCGCAAGCGCCGTTTCCGCAATCATGACGCTGCTCTACTATCTCTCGCTTGGCTCGCGCCGGCGTTGATTCGAACCCGAGGCGTCGTTTGCGGTTCGTTTCTCCAGACTCGACGCCGGAGGGCGGTTTGCCGCCTGCACGCGAGCAGCGCCGGACCTCGCGCCCGGTCGAACGGCAGCGTTGAACAGCTTCGCAAGGGCGGATAGCTTGTTTCTGCCGATGGCCACTTGGAAGATCTCAAGCCCGTGACCGGAAGCCGCCGCGCCACCGTCCGGATTTTCCTCGTCCTGACCGTGCTGGTGATGGTGAGCATTCTGGCGCTTGCGAACCGGATGGTGTGGCCCGCTTTCGAAAACCTGGAGTGTCAGACCGCCCGGCAGCATCTCTTGGATATCACGCGGCTGCTCGACCAGATTCGCGAGGCAGTCGTTGGCGATGCGGTGAATCTGGCCGCACGAACGGCCGGGGCGTGGGCCGCCCCGCAGGCAACATGGTTGGAGCGCTCCACGATGGACGTGGTTGCGCAAGCAGCGGCGGACGGCGGTCTTTTCGAACTGCACTATGCTCCCGGAGCGAGCCGTTGGGGGGCTGAAGATGAGCAGCGTGCGCGGGATGTTGTGCGGGCGGCCGTCGC contains:
- a CDS encoding family 10 glycosylhydrolase — its product is MWIPRNGAPPATVSADGVRFELPFDESSTERLYWDLPGAWSPGGGSLIKLEFSVDSPVAIRSCLIYFESGPGWHVAAVPIQRPGRQRVFLSLRAMESEGRPGSWASVRRIRLSFWRSAPSRAQFVLHELRGTDPLAVVLIGDHSLPTAGERAFAGAAARRVWRWLDTMGLPVAAIPESEFVGDTSARVAILPYNLSLPHRVWEAIRRYARRGGRLIVCYSADPRLAELMGVRLGSYLRLTNGLQWTSLRFAESQRWPFAPEIYQTTAQILPVEPARADAQLIATWCGDGVTARPACVASTNGFWMTCVPNSDDGPAKQWLFAGMVALLAPEAWSWIAPPALEEAGRVDSFRNFQEAVECIRAAAPRNATVASLLDRAARSRVAAVEASARGDWPAFAAALRDGRQALIEAYARTQSPRPGERVGIWDHSGTGWYPGDWDRSCRELRTSGVTDVFPNLLWPAQAHFPNDVVPPSYTLRARGDQAAAVIAAARRHGLRVHLWKVCWNLEGLPETELRRLAAAGALQSRADGEWIPWLNPAIPANADRELAAITNAAARYSFDGIHLDYIRWPSSDADFGPATRRAFEQSVGRPVARWPADVRGDGPRAAEFRRWRAEVISAFVRRVRIELQRIAPAMALSAAVFADPTDCPQTVGQDWPRWLREGWVDFVCPMNYDENLRRFAARCAAHASLPQAAGRIWQGIGASANDSQLLADQVIEQVIEARRSGAAGFVLFEMSPEVREHVLPMLRLGVTAPPP
- a CDS encoding lytic transglycosylase domain-containing protein translates to MWAVRALIRALRWPLAAGATVVLSTGIYWYWRIHRFDELLRNVAREYGADPNLLRAVIWRESRFNPMAIGRRGEIGLMQITPGAAADWAAAEGRPVPAIPELFLPSVNVRAGTWYLQRAVERWTPRADDPLPFALAEYNAGLTRAERWAASAATASQFWHRIEFPSTRRYIAAVLRHYRGTVIVSPPSDRARASSR
- a CDS encoding zinc metallopeptidase — translated: MITPSYWLFILPALILGMWATWRTQTTFNRYARVRARSGLTGAEAARALLDAEGLHDVRIERVGGFLTDHYDPRENVLRLSPGVHDSASLAAIGIACHEAGHALQKAADYGPLTIRSQLVPVTQIGSHLAFPIILLGLLLHRPGLFQFGLLLFAAVVAFTLITLPVEWNASARAKRLMVESGIVAPDEQPAASAVLDAAFLTYVASAVSAIMTLLYYLSLGSRRR